A DNA window from Anoplolepis gracilipes chromosome 13, ASM4749672v1, whole genome shotgun sequence contains the following coding sequences:
- the Galphaq gene encoding guanine nucleotide-binding protein G(q) subunit alpha isoform X8, translating into MRIIHGSGYSDEDKRGFIKLVYQNIFMAMQSMIRAMDLLRIQYGVSANIERAELVRSVDFETVTTFESPYVEAIKDLWADAGIQECYDRRREYQLTDSAKYYLSDLDRIEKPDFLPTEQDILRARAPTTGIIEYPFDLDSIIFRMVDVGGQRSERRKWIHCFENVTSIIFLVALSEYDQILFESENENRMEESKALFKTIITYPWFQHSSVILFLNKKDLLEEKIMYSHLVDYFPEYDGPQRDAIAAREFILRMFVELNPDSEKIIYSHFTCATDTENIRFVFAAVKDTILQSNLKEYNLV; encoded by the exons ATGAGGATCATCCATGGCTCCGGCTATTCGGACGAGGACAAGAGAGGGTTCATCAAACTTGTGTACCAAAACATTTTCATGGCGATGCAGTCCATGATCCGGGCGATGGATCTCCTGAGGATTCAATACGGCGTTTCCGCGAATATA GAAAGAGCGGAACTCGTGCGAAGCGTGGACTTTGAGACGGTGACGACGTTCGAGAGCCCGTACGTAGAGGCAATCAAGGACCTGTGGGCGGATGCCGGTATACAGGAGTGTTACGATCGCAGACGGGAATACCAACTCACGGACTCAGCCAAGTA TTATCTTAGTGATCTAGACCGTATCGAAAAGCCTGATTTCCTTCCGACCGAGCAAGACATCCTCCGGGCACGAGCTCCCACCACCGGCATTATAGAATATCCGTTTGATCTGGACTCCATCATATTTAG GATGGTAGACGTCGGTGGACAGAGGTCGGAAAGAAGAAAGTGGATCCATTGTTTCGAAAACGTCacttcaattatatttttagtagcTCTAAGTGAATATGATCAAATTCTATTTGAATCGGAAAACGAG AATCGAATGGAGGAAAGTAAAGCACTCTTCAAAACGATTATAACATATCCCTGGTTTCAACACTCTTCTGTCATTCTGTTTCTCAACAAGAAAGATCTATTAGAGGAAAAGATCATGTACTCTCATCTCGTCGACTACTTTCCGGAATATGATG GTCCGCAGAGAGACGCCATAGCAGCTAGAGAATTCATTCTGAGGATGTTTGTTGAGTTGAACCCGGACAGTGAGAAGATTATTTATTCCCACTTTACGTGTGCCACAG ATACGGAGAACATCAGATTCGTGTTCGCGGCAGTCAAGGACACCATCCTGCAGTCCAATTTGAAGGAATACAATCTGGTTTAG
- the LOC140672347 gene encoding uridine phosphorylase 1 isoform X3 codes for MSLLLDEEELDEYSDGSVRLRNPNIELMDQDILYHLALGSGSHDLIEMFGDVKFVCMGGTPKRMENFANYIMKEIGHKLPAGTTLLDITKNSYRYSMYKVGPVLSVSHGMGVPSLSILLHEIIKLMYHAKVRDPVFFRIGTCGGIGYEGGTVVISEEAVDEMMRPYMELSVLGKVIRRPAKLDRQLTRDLKGLANRDDPYDTVIGKTMCSNDFYEGQGRLDGAFCEFTENDKMEYLTKLQKAGVVNIEMESVCFAALTHHAGIQSAVVCVTLLDRLKGDQVLAPKEVLEEWQIRPQTLVARYITTYLQRKGRLSLEGSHGSMYVKSPRRFKLVQQESENYD; via the exons ATGAGCCTTTTACTGGACGAGGAGGAGCTCGACGA atACAGCGATGGCTCCGTACGGTTACGGAATCCCAATATCGAACTCATGGATCAAGATATATTGTACCATCTCGCACTCGGCAGCGGTTCCCATGATCTCATTGAAATGTTCGGCGATGTCAAA TTCGTCTGTATGGGCGGAACACCAAAACGGATGGAAAACTTTGCCAACTACATTATGAAAGAAATTGGTCACAAGCTGCCAGCCGGAACGACTCTTCTCGACATCACTAAGAACTCTTACCGCTATTCTATGTACAAAGTTGGTCCAGTTCTCTCTGTCAGC CATGGTATGGGCGTACCTTCTCTCAGCATCCTTCTTCACGAAATTATCAAGCTGATGTATCACGCGAAAGTGAGAGATCCAGTTTTCTTCAGGATCGGAACTTGCGGTGGTATTGGCTACGAAGGCGGTACGGTGGTTATCTCGGAAGAGGCCGTGGACGAGATGATGAGGCCTTACATGGAACTG TCGGTGCTCGGGAAGGTGATACGCAGGCCAGCCAAGCTCGATCGGCAGTTGACCCGCGATCTTAAGGGCCTGGCCAACCGCGATGATCCCTACGATACCGTGATCGGCAAGACTATGTGCTCCAACGACTTCTACGAAGGCCAGGGTCGTCTGGATGGTGCATTCTGCGAGTTTACAGAGAACGACAAGATGGAGTATCTTACCAAGTTACAAAAGGCCGGCGTGGTGAACATCGAGATGGAGAGCGTCTGTTTCGCCGCTCTAACGCATCACGCTGGCATCCAGTCTGCCGTTGTGTGCGTGACATTGTTGGATCGACTCAAAGGCGACCAG GTTCTAGCTCCCAAGGAAGTGTTAGAAGAATGGCAGATACGACCGCAGACACTAGTCGCCCGCTACATCACCACGTACCTTCAACGAAAGGGCCGTCTCTCATTAGAAGGGTCTCACGGTTCCATGTATGTGAAGAGTCCGCGTCGCTTCAAACTGGTGCAACAGGAATCTGAGAATTACGACTAA
- the LOC140672347 gene encoding uridine phosphorylase 1 isoform X2, with product MQQCVCICAFFIPYSERRYSDGSVRLRNPNIELMDQDILYHLALGSGSHDLIEMFGDVKFVCMGGTPKRMENFANYIMKEIGHKLPAGTTLLDITKNSYRYSMYKVGPVLSVSHGMGVPSLSILLHEIIKLMYHAKVRDPVFFRIGTCGGIGYEGGTVVISEEAVDEMMRPYMELSVLGKVIRRPAKLDRQLTRDLKGLANRDDPYDTVIGKTMCSNDFYEGQGRLDGAFCEFTENDKMEYLTKLQKAGVVNIEMESVCFAALTHHAGIQSAVVCVTLLDRLKGDQVLAPKEVLEEWQIRPQTLVARYITTYLQRKGRLSLEGSHGSMYVKSPRRFKLVQQESENYD from the exons ATGCAacaatgtgtgtgtatatgtgcgtTTTTTATACCGTACAGTGAACGAAG atACAGCGATGGCTCCGTACGGTTACGGAATCCCAATATCGAACTCATGGATCAAGATATATTGTACCATCTCGCACTCGGCAGCGGTTCCCATGATCTCATTGAAATGTTCGGCGATGTCAAA TTCGTCTGTATGGGCGGAACACCAAAACGGATGGAAAACTTTGCCAACTACATTATGAAAGAAATTGGTCACAAGCTGCCAGCCGGAACGACTCTTCTCGACATCACTAAGAACTCTTACCGCTATTCTATGTACAAAGTTGGTCCAGTTCTCTCTGTCAGC CATGGTATGGGCGTACCTTCTCTCAGCATCCTTCTTCACGAAATTATCAAGCTGATGTATCACGCGAAAGTGAGAGATCCAGTTTTCTTCAGGATCGGAACTTGCGGTGGTATTGGCTACGAAGGCGGTACGGTGGTTATCTCGGAAGAGGCCGTGGACGAGATGATGAGGCCTTACATGGAACTG TCGGTGCTCGGGAAGGTGATACGCAGGCCAGCCAAGCTCGATCGGCAGTTGACCCGCGATCTTAAGGGCCTGGCCAACCGCGATGATCCCTACGATACCGTGATCGGCAAGACTATGTGCTCCAACGACTTCTACGAAGGCCAGGGTCGTCTGGATGGTGCATTCTGCGAGTTTACAGAGAACGACAAGATGGAGTATCTTACCAAGTTACAAAAGGCCGGCGTGGTGAACATCGAGATGGAGAGCGTCTGTTTCGCCGCTCTAACGCATCACGCTGGCATCCAGTCTGCCGTTGTGTGCGTGACATTGTTGGATCGACTCAAAGGCGACCAG GTTCTAGCTCCCAAGGAAGTGTTAGAAGAATGGCAGATACGACCGCAGACACTAGTCGCCCGCTACATCACCACGTACCTTCAACGAAAGGGCCGTCTCTCATTAGAAGGGTCTCACGGTTCCATGTATGTGAAGAGTCCGCGTCGCTTCAAACTGGTGCAACAGGAATCTGAGAATTACGACTAA
- the Galphaq gene encoding guanine nucleotide-binding protein G(q) subunit alpha isoform X9 — translation MACCLSEEAKEQKRINQEIERQLRRDKRDARRELKLLLLGTGESGKSTFIKQMRIIHGSGYSDEDKRGFIKLVYQNIFMAMQSMIRAMDLLRIQYGVSANIERAELVRSVDFETVTTFESPYVEAIKDLWADAGIQECYDRRREYQLTDSAKYYLMEIDRVAAPNYLPTEQDILRVRVPTTGIIEYPFDLEEIRFSYLSDLDRIEKPDFLPTEQDILRARAPTTGIIEYPFDLDSIIFRMVDVGGQRSERRKWIHCFENVTSIIFLVALSEYDQILFESENENRMEESKALFKTIITYPWFQHSSVILFLNKKDLLEEKIMYSHLVDYFPEYDGPQRDAIAAREFILRMFVELNPDSEKIIYSHFTCATDTENIKLVFCAVKDTIMQTALKEFNLA, via the exons GAACCGGCGAGTCGGGCAAGTCCACGTTCATTAAGCAGATGAGGATCATCCATGGCTCCGGCTATTCGGACGAGGACAAGAGAGGGTTCATCAAACTTGTGTACCAAAACATTTTCATGGCGATGCAGTCCATGATCCGGGCGATGGATCTCCTGAGGATTCAATACGGCGTTTCCGCGAATATA GAAAGAGCGGAACTCGTGCGAAGCGTGGACTTTGAGACGGTGACGACGTTCGAGAGCCCGTACGTAGAGGCAATCAAGGACCTGTGGGCGGATGCCGGTATACAGGAGTGTTACGATCGCAGACGGGAATACCAACTCACGGACTCAGCCAAGTA TTACCTAATGGAGATAGATCGAGTCGCGGCACCAAACTACCTCCCCACAGAACAGGACATTCTTCGTGTGAGAGTGCCCACCACCGGTATAATTGAATATCCCTTTGACTTGGAAGAGATCCGATTTAG TTATCTTAGTGATCTAGACCGTATCGAAAAGCCTGATTTCCTTCCGACCGAGCAAGACATCCTCCGGGCACGAGCTCCCACCACCGGCATTATAGAATATCCGTTTGATCTGGACTCCATCATATTTAG GATGGTAGACGTCGGTGGACAGAGGTCGGAAAGAAGAAAGTGGATCCATTGTTTCGAAAACGTCacttcaattatatttttagtagcTCTAAGTGAATATGATCAAATTCTATTTGAATCGGAAAACGAG AATCGAATGGAGGAAAGTAAAGCACTCTTCAAAACGATTATAACATATCCCTGGTTTCAACACTCTTCTGTCATTCTGTTTCTCAACAAGAAAGATCTATTAGAGGAAAAGATCATGTACTCTCATCTCGTCGACTACTTTCCGGAATATGATG GTCCGCAGAGAGACGCCATAGCAGCTAGAGAATTCATTCTGAGGATGTTTGTTGAGTTGAACCCGGACAGTGAGAAGATTATTTATTCCCACTTTACGTGTGCCACAG ATACGGAAAACATCAAGCTTGTGTTCTGCGCTGTTAAGGATACGATCATGCAAACCGCGCTTAAGGAGTTTAATCTTGCTTAA
- the LOC140672347 gene encoding uridine phosphorylase 1 isoform X1, protein MPTCTCQNRTLNESGEHVCSLKPPMEKDKTNETRECANPVRYSDGSVRLRNPNIELMDQDILYHLALGSGSHDLIEMFGDVKFVCMGGTPKRMENFANYIMKEIGHKLPAGTTLLDITKNSYRYSMYKVGPVLSVSHGMGVPSLSILLHEIIKLMYHAKVRDPVFFRIGTCGGIGYEGGTVVISEEAVDEMMRPYMELSVLGKVIRRPAKLDRQLTRDLKGLANRDDPYDTVIGKTMCSNDFYEGQGRLDGAFCEFTENDKMEYLTKLQKAGVVNIEMESVCFAALTHHAGIQSAVVCVTLLDRLKGDQVLAPKEVLEEWQIRPQTLVARYITTYLQRKGRLSLEGSHGSMYVKSPRRFKLVQQESENYD, encoded by the exons ATGCCGACGTGTACCTGTCAGAATAGAACTTTGAACGAGTCAGGGGAGCACGTTTGCTCCCTGAAACCACCGATGGAGAAGGACAAGACCAACGAGACCAGAGAATGTGCCAATCCGGTTAG atACAGCGATGGCTCCGTACGGTTACGGAATCCCAATATCGAACTCATGGATCAAGATATATTGTACCATCTCGCACTCGGCAGCGGTTCCCATGATCTCATTGAAATGTTCGGCGATGTCAAA TTCGTCTGTATGGGCGGAACACCAAAACGGATGGAAAACTTTGCCAACTACATTATGAAAGAAATTGGTCACAAGCTGCCAGCCGGAACGACTCTTCTCGACATCACTAAGAACTCTTACCGCTATTCTATGTACAAAGTTGGTCCAGTTCTCTCTGTCAGC CATGGTATGGGCGTACCTTCTCTCAGCATCCTTCTTCACGAAATTATCAAGCTGATGTATCACGCGAAAGTGAGAGATCCAGTTTTCTTCAGGATCGGAACTTGCGGTGGTATTGGCTACGAAGGCGGTACGGTGGTTATCTCGGAAGAGGCCGTGGACGAGATGATGAGGCCTTACATGGAACTG TCGGTGCTCGGGAAGGTGATACGCAGGCCAGCCAAGCTCGATCGGCAGTTGACCCGCGATCTTAAGGGCCTGGCCAACCGCGATGATCCCTACGATACCGTGATCGGCAAGACTATGTGCTCCAACGACTTCTACGAAGGCCAGGGTCGTCTGGATGGTGCATTCTGCGAGTTTACAGAGAACGACAAGATGGAGTATCTTACCAAGTTACAAAAGGCCGGCGTGGTGAACATCGAGATGGAGAGCGTCTGTTTCGCCGCTCTAACGCATCACGCTGGCATCCAGTCTGCCGTTGTGTGCGTGACATTGTTGGATCGACTCAAAGGCGACCAG GTTCTAGCTCCCAAGGAAGTGTTAGAAGAATGGCAGATACGACCGCAGACACTAGTCGCCCGCTACATCACCACGTACCTTCAACGAAAGGGCCGTCTCTCATTAGAAGGGTCTCACGGTTCCATGTATGTGAAGAGTCCGCGTCGCTTCAAACTGGTGCAACAGGAATCTGAGAATTACGACTAA